In Mucilaginibacter celer, one DNA window encodes the following:
- a CDS encoding HAD family hydrolase yields the protein MINTIIFDLGAVLIDWNPHYMYRTLFTDEQEMKNFLANVCTSDWNEEQDAGRPLHEGTELLVAQFPEHEANIRAFYGRWIEMLGDPFHGTIEIFRQLKASGKYKIYALTNWSAETFPMALERFDFLGWFDGIVVSGTEKMRKPTPAFYQILLDRYQVNAGEALFIDDNYRNILAAEKMGIKSIHFTSAEVLEEELQKLEIL from the coding sequence ATGATCAACACCATCATATTCGATCTGGGGGCCGTTTTAATCGACTGGAACCCGCATTACATGTACCGCACCCTGTTTACCGACGAACAGGAAATGAAGAATTTCCTGGCCAATGTCTGCACGTCCGACTGGAATGAAGAACAAGATGCCGGTCGCCCGTTACACGAGGGGACAGAACTGCTTGTGGCGCAATTCCCGGAGCATGAAGCCAACATCCGGGCTTTTTATGGTCGCTGGATAGAAATGCTTGGCGATCCTTTTCATGGCACGATCGAAATTTTCAGGCAGTTGAAAGCAAGCGGCAAATACAAAATTTACGCACTAACCAACTGGTCGGCCGAGACTTTTCCGATGGCTTTGGAGCGGTTTGATTTTTTGGGCTGGTTTGATGGCATTGTAGTATCAGGAACAGAAAAGATGCGTAAACCAACACCTGCCTTTTACCAGATTTTGCTTGACAGGTACCAGGTAAACGCCGGTGAAGCTTTATTTATCGACGATAATTACCGCAATATTTTAGCAGCCGAAAAAATGGGTATCAAAAGCATTCACTTTACATCGGCAGAAGTGCTGGAAGAAGAATTGCAGAAGCTGGAAATTTTGTAG
- a CDS encoding sigma-70 family RNA polymerase sigma factor, with protein sequence MTTESNVLNPHKWVANYADYLYMYAIVRINDEDTAKDLVQETLLAALERADRFEGKSTERTWLTAILKNKIIDVYRKKSSGLAIASANKAAQEQDAFFEEDNGHWKAEYAPQPIAAMDEHDPLLKKELNAILQLCLKKLPELWKSVFTMKHIDDAATETICTELHVTQANFWVIIHRAKINLRACLQKNWN encoded by the coding sequence ATGACAACCGAAAGTAATGTATTAAACCCGCATAAATGGGTTGCCAACTATGCCGATTACCTGTATATGTATGCCATTGTGCGTATTAATGATGAGGATACCGCTAAGGATTTGGTACAGGAAACCCTTTTGGCCGCTCTTGAACGCGCCGATCGCTTTGAAGGCAAAAGCACCGAACGAACGTGGCTTACCGCTATACTTAAAAATAAGATTATTGACGTTTATCGCAAAAAATCGTCGGGGCTGGCCATCGCATCGGCTAATAAAGCTGCGCAGGAGCAGGACGCGTTTTTTGAGGAAGACAATGGCCACTGGAAAGCCGAGTACGCCCCACAGCCTATAGCGGCAATGGACGAGCACGATCCGCTGCTTAAAAAAGAGCTGAACGCCATTTTGCAATTGTGCCTTAAAAAACTGCCGGAGCTTTGGAAGTCGGTGTTTACGATGAAACATATTGATGATGCCGCAACCGAAACGATATGTACCGAGTTGCACGTTACGCAGGCCAACTTTTGGGTTATTATTCACCGGGCAAAAATTAACCTGCGTGCCTGCCTGCAAAAAAACTGGAATTAA
- a CDS encoding DUF1223 domain-containing protein, whose product MERVKISSIMPFLIGIAVVAVAFINCTSAAKNSAGKTTSIEGKGFAVVELFTSEGCSSCPPADELVAKVEKEVDDKPVYILAYHVDYWDRLGWKDSFSDAAYTKRQNQYAGWLNLSQIYTPQIVVNGKTEFVGSQEGALRNAIKNGLQGSNVVKLKISAQRATSGAATIQYSVEGSTNNSGKAVLLALVQKQAVSKVKAGENGGRTLAHSQIVREIQNVPLKNYGSTNIALPAGFDANGYEVIGFIQDNDNGGILAAAKSGFNVTATTENTIGTKSTK is encoded by the coding sequence ATGGAAAGGGTAAAAATATCATCAATTATGCCGTTTTTAATAGGCATTGCAGTTGTTGCTGTGGCTTTTATAAACTGCACAAGTGCCGCTAAAAATAGTGCAGGTAAGACGACCAGCATTGAGGGCAAGGGTTTTGCGGTAGTAGAATTGTTCACTTCCGAAGGCTGTTCGAGCTGCCCGCCAGCTGATGAGCTGGTAGCTAAGGTTGAAAAAGAGGTTGACGATAAACCTGTTTATATTTTGGCCTACCATGTTGATTACTGGGACCGCCTGGGCTGGAAGGATTCATTTAGCGATGCTGCTTACACTAAAAGGCAAAACCAATATGCCGGCTGGTTAAACCTGTCGCAAATTTATACCCCTCAAATTGTGGTTAACGGCAAAACCGAATTTGTGGGCTCGCAGGAAGGTGCTTTACGCAATGCCATTAAAAACGGCCTACAGGGCAGCAACGTTGTTAAACTAAAGATCAGCGCGCAGCGTGCAACAAGCGGCGCAGCTACCATTCAGTATAGCGTTGAGGGAAGTACTAATAATTCGGGTAAAGCTGTATTGCTGGCGCTTGTGCAAAAACAGGCCGTAAGCAAGGTAAAAGCCGGCGAGAATGGCGGGCGCACACTTGCCCATTCGCAAATTGTTCGCGAAATACAAAACGTTCCGTTAAAAAATTATGGCAGCACCAATATAGCCTTGCCTGCCGGGTTTGATGCAAACGGATATGAAGTGATAGGCTTTATACAGGATAACGATAACGGCGGCATTTTGGCTGCGGCAAAAAGCGGCTTTAACGTAACTGCCACCACCGAAAATACCATCGGCACAAAAAGCACAAAATAG
- a CDS encoding cytochrome b/b6 domain-containing protein, translating to MKVIKEKHPLLMRWTHWVNFPILTIMIWSGLLIYWANDTYTFSLFGVTFIRFFPQGFYDALHIPKRLAEGMAFHFLFMWFFALNGFLYVAYTIISGQWRELLPNRHSFKEAWQVVLHDLHIRKMAPPQNKYNAAQRIAYTAIIVMGFGSLITGLAIYKPVQFNYLVWLCGGYHLARIWHFVLTIGYVLFFLVHVVQVVLAGWNNFRSVISGFEVIDEKPQPVIQIENDETNEKAE from the coding sequence ATGAAGGTAATTAAAGAAAAGCATCCGCTGTTAATGCGCTGGACGCATTGGGTAAATTTTCCCATCCTCACTATCATGATCTGGAGTGGGCTACTTATTTACTGGGCTAATGATACTTATACCTTCAGCCTTTTTGGGGTAACCTTTATCCGGTTTTTTCCGCAAGGCTTTTATGATGCCCTCCACATCCCCAAACGCCTGGCCGAGGGTATGGCCTTTCATTTTTTGTTTATGTGGTTTTTTGCGCTGAATGGCTTTTTATATGTGGCTTATACCATTATATCGGGCCAGTGGCGCGAATTGTTGCCCAACCGGCATTCGTTTAAAGAAGCCTGGCAGGTGGTATTGCATGATCTGCACATCCGCAAAATGGCACCTCCTCAAAATAAATACAATGCCGCCCAGCGCATAGCCTATACGGCTATTATTGTTATGGGCTTTGGCTCATTGATAACAGGGCTGGCCATTTATAAGCCGGTACAGTTTAATTACCTCGTATGGCTTTGCGGCGGATATCACCTGGCCCGCATCTGGCATTTTGTGTTAACCATAGGTTATGTGCTGTTTTTTTTGGTGCATGTTGTACAGGTGGTACTTGCGGGCTGGAACAATTTCAGGTCGGTAATTTCGGGGTTTGAGGTGATTGACGAAAAACCGCAGCCTGTTATCCAAATTGAAAACGATGAAACTAACGAAAAGGCTGAATAA
- a CDS encoding molybdopterin-dependent oxidoreductase: MKLTKRLNKVFSKKKAPKKELTVEQKISRRNFISFGSFLALGSAAYGGWRWLYTSPLEKKGITAQAHAPLRAVLNTNEKIVRGLYSNQNLVKTYPKGMAAKTVRHNSDIGSAGLVDVEAWKLVVKKSNGEMLSIGIDEIMKLPKTEIIYDFKCVEGWDQISHWGGVKFSDFIAHFKLDAETAFEYVGMETPDKKYYVGVDMPSAMHPQTLLAYEVNEKPLPPKHGAPLRLIIPVKYGIKNLKRIGSINFSNTRPRDYWAEQGYDYYAGL; the protein is encoded by the coding sequence ATGAAACTAACGAAAAGGCTGAATAAAGTTTTCAGTAAAAAGAAGGCTCCTAAAAAAGAGCTTACCGTTGAGCAGAAGATCAGCAGGCGTAATTTTATTTCGTTTGGCAGCTTCCTGGCATTAGGAAGCGCGGCTTACGGTGGCTGGCGGTGGCTGTATACCTCACCGCTTGAAAAAAAGGGAATAACCGCCCAGGCCCATGCACCATTGCGCGCAGTACTCAACACCAACGAAAAAATTGTACGCGGGCTATACAGTAATCAAAATTTGGTAAAAACCTATCCAAAAGGAATGGCGGCCAAAACAGTACGCCATAACAGCGATATAGGTTCGGCCGGATTGGTTGACGTGGAGGCCTGGAAACTGGTGGTTAAAAAAAGCAACGGAGAAATGTTGAGTATCGGTATAGACGAAATTATGAAGCTGCCCAAAACCGAGATTATTTACGATTTTAAGTGTGTGGAAGGCTGGGACCAGATCTCGCACTGGGGTGGTGTAAAATTCAGCGATTTTATAGCACATTTTAAGCTGGATGCCGAAACAGCTTTTGAGTACGTAGGCATGGAAACGCCTGATAAAAAATACTATGTTGGCGTAGATATGCCCAGCGCCATGCACCCCCAAACCTTATTGGCTTACGAGGTGAACGAAAAGCCGCTGCCACCAAAACATGGGGCGCCTTTAAGGCTTATTATTCCGGTTAAATACGGGATAAAAAACCTGAAACGGATAGGCAGCATCAATTTTAGCAACACCCGTCCGCGTGATTATTGGGCCGAGCAGGGGTATGATTATTATGCAGGGTTGTAG
- a CDS encoding sugar phosphate isomerase/epimerase family protein produces the protein MTTRRSFLKTSALLSAGLLAAPKLFAYDKKYIGLQLYTVRDAMAADPVAALAKVAKTGFTSVEGATYTGTELFYGMSAKDFSNVLKQNGLIMPSAHYRLGEELVNGEQQKGTILNDWKKAVDDAAEAGVQYMVCAYLSQSERGNLDHYKNIANMLDIAGETCKEAGIQLCYHNHDFEFIQENGKYPYEILLDSTDKSLVKMEMDLYWVTKANQDPIALIDKHPGRFPLWHVKDMDKSPEKRFTEVGNGVIDFKKIFTQAKKSGLKYFFVEQDICPGDPFASISQSIGYIKKNLV, from the coding sequence ATGACTACCAGACGCTCATTCTTGAAAACATCGGCGCTACTTTCGGCAGGTTTGCTGGCAGCACCCAAATTGTTTGCTTATGATAAAAAATATATAGGCCTTCAATTATATACCGTACGCGATGCCATGGCTGCCGATCCGGTGGCGGCATTAGCTAAAGTTGCAAAAACAGGCTTTACATCGGTAGAAGGTGCAACCTATACCGGCACCGAGTTATTTTACGGCATGAGTGCCAAAGATTTTTCGAACGTTTTAAAGCAGAATGGCCTCATTATGCCAAGTGCTCACTACCGTTTGGGCGAGGAGTTGGTTAACGGAGAGCAGCAAAAAGGTACCATCCTTAACGATTGGAAAAAAGCCGTTGATGATGCTGCCGAAGCAGGCGTACAATACATGGTATGTGCCTACCTGTCGCAATCAGAACGCGGCAATCTTGATCACTATAAAAACATAGCCAATATGCTTGACATAGCCGGCGAAACCTGTAAGGAAGCAGGCATCCAGCTTTGTTATCATAACCACGATTTTGAATTTATACAGGAAAACGGCAAATACCCTTACGAGATTTTGTTAGACAGCACCGATAAAAGCCTGGTAAAAATGGAAATGGACCTGTACTGGGTTACCAAAGCTAACCAGGATCCGATTGCATTGATCGACAAGCATCCGGGCCGTTTCCCGCTGTGGCACGTAAAGGACATGGACAAAAGTCCAGAAAAACGCTTTACCGAGGTAGGCAATGGTGTTATCGACTTTAAAAAGATTTTTACCCAGGCCAAAAAATCGGGCCTGAAATACTTCTTTGTTGAGCAGGATATCTGCCCAGGCGATCCGTTTGCAAGCATCAGCCAGAGCATTGGCTACATCAAAAAGAACCTGGTGTAA
- the def gene encoding peptide deformylase — protein MKYPIIAYGDPVLRKKATAIEPDEYPHIKELVENMFETMYSARGVGLAAPQVGMSMRLFVVDATPFDDDEPELKDFKKAFINATILEETGEEWGFNEGCLSIPDIREDVYRKPVVRMSYYDENWKHHEETFKGMAARVIQHEYDHIEGKLFTDKLSPLRKRLIEKKLNDISKGMVDVDYRMKFPNVKKGR, from the coding sequence ATGAAATACCCTATCATAGCCTACGGTGATCCTGTATTAAGAAAAAAGGCTACAGCCATTGAGCCCGACGAATATCCGCATATAAAAGAGCTGGTTGAAAACATGTTTGAAACCATGTATTCTGCGCGTGGTGTGGGTTTGGCCGCGCCGCAGGTAGGGATGTCCATGCGTTTGTTTGTGGTGGATGCCACGCCTTTTGATGATGACGAGCCGGAACTTAAAGATTTTAAAAAGGCATTTATCAACGCCACCATCCTTGAAGAAACCGGCGAGGAATGGGGTTTTAATGAAGGCTGCCTGAGCATCCCCGATATCCGCGAGGATGTTTACCGTAAGCCGGTTGTGCGTATGTCATACTACGACGAAAACTGGAAACATCACGAAGAAACCTTTAAAGGGATGGCTGCCCGCGTTATTCAACACGAGTACGATCATATTGAAGGTAAGCTGTTTACTGATAAATTAAGCCCGCTGCGCAAACGCCTGATTGAAAAAAAATTGAACGATATCTCGAAGGGAATGGTTGATGTTGATTACAGGATGAAGTTTCCCAATGTTAAAAAAGGAAGATAG
- a CDS encoding M16 family metallopeptidase codes for MTDYQLFTLPNGIRILYKHWPSAITHCCFIVNAGSRDELPGQEGLAHFIEHLLFKETERRNTSQILNRLELVGADLNAYTTKEYTCIHASLLNQHLERTMDLFEDILFHSTFPEDEQEKERGVILDEIASYLDQPEEAIQDDFEELLFKGHPIGQNILGTPETVGRLNSTDINNFIKANYNTGEMIFAVHGNYDFKKLVTLSEKYFGAVAYHQPQKNRLMPGTTPGGIHVVNKPISQTHCIIGGQAYGSSHRNKWGLLLLNNLLGGIGMSSRLNLEVREKHGIAYTVESNYTPLTDTGIFSIYFGTDTEKAAKASKLIHRELKKLRDQKLGSLQLHQARQKFIGQIALAEENRMSVIIAMAKSMIDFNQVDTLDEIFEKINAVTAEQLLEISNEIFDTASLTTLLFEPKQ; via the coding sequence ATGACAGATTATCAACTTTTTACCTTGCCCAATGGCATCCGTATACTTTATAAACATTGGCCTTCGGCAATTACCCATTGCTGCTTTATTGTAAATGCCGGCTCGCGCGATGAGTTGCCGGGCCAGGAGGGGCTCGCTCATTTTATTGAGCACCTGCTGTTTAAAGAAACCGAACGCCGTAACACCAGCCAGATTCTGAACCGGCTTGAGCTGGTAGGTGCCGATTTAAACGCTTATACCACCAAAGAATATACCTGTATCCACGCCTCGCTGCTAAACCAACACCTGGAGCGTACGATGGATCTGTTTGAGGATATTTTATTCCATTCCACCTTCCCCGAAGACGAGCAGGAAAAGGAACGCGGCGTGATTTTGGACGAGATAGCTTCTTACCTCGATCAACCCGAAGAGGCCATTCAGGACGATTTTGAAGAACTGCTGTTTAAAGGTCACCCCATAGGGCAAAACATTTTAGGCACACCCGAAACCGTTGGCAGGCTTAATAGCACTGATATAAACAATTTTATTAAAGCCAATTATAATACCGGCGAGATGATTTTTGCCGTTCACGGTAATTACGATTTTAAAAAACTGGTGACCTTATCCGAAAAATATTTTGGCGCGGTGGCTTATCATCAGCCGCAAAAAAACAGGCTAATGCCGGGTACAACACCGGGCGGCATTCATGTAGTTAATAAACCCATTTCGCAAACGCATTGCATTATTGGCGGGCAGGCTTATGGCTCATCGCACCGCAATAAATGGGGTTTGCTGCTGCTTAACAACCTGTTGGGCGGTATAGGCATGAGCAGCAGGCTTAACCTTGAAGTGAGGGAAAAACATGGCATTGCCTACACCGTCGAATCAAACTATACGCCTTTAACCGACACCGGCATTTTTTCCATCTACTTTGGTACCGATACCGAAAAGGCGGCTAAGGCATCCAAGCTGATCCACAGGGAGTTAAAGAAACTGCGCGACCAAAAATTGGGCAGCCTGCAATTGCACCAGGCCCGCCAAAAATTTATAGGCCAAATAGCCCTGGCCGAAGAAAACCGCATGAGCGTGATCATAGCTATGGCCAAAAGCATGATTGATTTTAACCAGGTTGATACGCTTGATGAGATTTTTGAAAAGATAAATGCAGTAACCGCCGAACAATTGTTAGAGATAAGCAATGAAATTTTTGATACGGCCAGCTTAACCACTTTGTTGTTTGAGCCTAAGCAATAA